One genomic segment of Pseudomonas sp. RU47 includes these proteins:
- a CDS encoding S9 family peptidase, whose translation MNETHASSPRAEPFSASQAVAAGMDFAELQLGANGLFWNEYRPEDAACRIWHWRDGVAKCLTPDGFSVRSRVYEYGGGAFCLTPDGVVFVAEADQQLYRQNLGSRPEALTSGECRYGDLHFAFGQVLAVEEQHDQHRLVAIDLADGARRVLAEGADFYAAPTLSPDGQRLAWIEWSRPHQPWTSTRLMVADGDFSAPRCVAGDQVEESIQQPRFDAEGRLYCLTDRGGFWQPWVETSDGLKPLLAAQADHAPAPWQLGGCTWFPVGDSFLASWSEGGFGRLTLADEDYTGDYSRFRHLALDTQNIYCIAASPITPSAVIAIDRTSREVKVLAGGVAPLPAERISRPQTLRYPSGTGEAHGFFYPAMSGETKPPLVVFIHGGPTSACYPMLDPRIQYWTQRGFAVADLNYRGSSGYGREYRQALHLSWGEVDVEDACAVVSYLAEQGLIDGERAFIRGGSAGGYTTLCALAFKQVFRAGASLYGVSDPVALARATHKFEGDYLDWLIGDPEQDAERYAARTPLLHANNIRVPVIFFQGELDAVVVPQQTRDMVTALENNGIPVEAHYYPDERHGFRRAANQAHALEQEWKFYRRVMGLAD comes from the coding sequence ATGAACGAAACTCACGCCTCATCGCCAAGGGCTGAGCCTTTCAGCGCCTCGCAAGCCGTCGCTGCCGGCATGGACTTCGCCGAGTTGCAGCTCGGCGCCAACGGGTTGTTCTGGAATGAATATCGACCGGAAGATGCCGCGTGCCGGATCTGGCATTGGCGCGATGGCGTGGCGAAATGTCTGACGCCGGATGGCTTCAGTGTGCGCAGTCGCGTGTACGAATATGGCGGTGGCGCGTTTTGTCTGACGCCTGACGGGGTGGTTTTCGTTGCTGAGGCGGATCAGCAGTTATACCGCCAGAACCTCGGTAGCAGGCCGGAAGCACTGACCTCGGGTGAGTGTCGTTACGGCGATCTGCATTTTGCTTTCGGCCAAGTGCTGGCGGTCGAAGAACAGCACGATCAGCATCGGCTGGTAGCGATTGATCTGGCGGATGGCGCGCGACGGGTGCTGGCCGAAGGTGCAGATTTCTACGCGGCGCCTACCCTCAGCCCGGATGGTCAGCGTTTGGCGTGGATCGAGTGGAGCCGGCCTCATCAGCCTTGGACTTCAACACGATTGATGGTGGCTGACGGTGATTTTTCTGCGCCCCGTTGCGTGGCGGGAGACCAGGTTGAGGAGTCGATTCAACAACCGCGATTCGATGCCGAAGGTCGTTTGTACTGCCTGACTGATCGGGGTGGTTTCTGGCAGCCGTGGGTTGAAACTAGCGATGGCTTGAAACCACTGCTCGCTGCGCAGGCCGATCATGCGCCGGCACCGTGGCAACTCGGCGGCTGCACTTGGTTCCCTGTTGGAGATTCCTTTTTAGCCAGTTGGAGCGAAGGTGGTTTCGGGCGCCTGACGCTTGCCGATGAAGATTACACGGGGGACTACAGCCGCTTCCGCCATTTGGCGCTGGATACACAGAACATCTACTGCATCGCCGCCTCGCCTATCACCCCTTCGGCGGTCATCGCTATTGATCGAACCAGCCGCGAAGTTAAAGTGCTGGCCGGTGGTGTTGCGCCCCTGCCCGCTGAGCGCATCAGCCGTCCGCAAACCCTGCGCTACCCAAGCGGTACAGGTGAAGCCCACGGTTTCTTTTATCCGGCCATGAGCGGCGAGACAAAACCGCCGCTGGTGGTGTTCATCCATGGCGGCCCGACATCGGCCTGCTACCCGATGCTCGACCCGCGTATTCAATACTGGACGCAACGCGGTTTCGCCGTCGCCGATCTTAACTATCGCGGCAGCAGCGGTTATGGCCGGGAATATCGACAGGCACTGCATCTGAGCTGGGGCGAGGTGGATGTCGAGGATGCTTGTGCGGTGGTGAGTTATCTCGCCGAACAGGGTTTGATCGACGGTGAACGCGCATTCATTCGTGGCGGCAGCGCAGGCGGCTACACCACATTATGTGCGCTGGCGTTCAAACAGGTTTTCCGCGCCGGAGCGAGCTTGTACGGCGTCAGCGACCCGGTTGCATTGGCTCGGGCAACGCACAAATTTGAAGGTGATTATCTGGACTGGCTGATCGGTGACCCCGAGCAAGACGCCGAACGCTACGCCGCCCGCACGCCGCTATTGCACGCAAACAATATCCGCGTGCCGGTAATCTTTTTTCAGGGTGAACTGGACGCTGTCGTAGTCCCGCAACAAACCCGCGACATGGTCACGGCACTCGAGAACAACGGCATCCCGGTCGAAGCGCATTACTATCCCGACGAACGCCACGGCTTCCGCCGCGCGGCCAATCAGGCGCATGCGCTGGAGCAGGAGTGGAAGTTCTATCGGCGGGTGATGGGATTGGCGGACTGA
- a CDS encoding YqaE/Pmp3 family membrane protein, translated as MDFIRIIIAILLPPLGVFLQVGFGGAFWLNILLTLCGYIPGIVHAVYIIAKR; from the coding sequence ATGGATTTTATTCGCATCATCATCGCTATTCTGTTGCCGCCACTGGGTGTGTTTCTGCAGGTTGGGTTTGGCGGGGCGTTCTGGTTGAACATTCTGCTGACGTTGTGCGGGTATATTCCGGGGATCGTGCATGCGGTGTATATCATCGCCAAGCGCTGA
- a CDS encoding helix-turn-helix domain-containing protein, producing MSKKFKSEVFESIHESASALLAVGAISKATMREFDESCLATVPEAIPADQIKALRERNNVSQPVFARYLNTSASTIKQWESGEKHPSGMALKLLSIVQKHGLKILA from the coding sequence ATGAGTAAGAAATTCAAAAGTGAAGTTTTTGAATCGATACACGAGTCAGCCAGTGCTCTTCTGGCTGTCGGAGCAATCAGCAAGGCAACCATGCGGGAGTTTGATGAGTCTTGCCTGGCAACGGTTCCAGAAGCGATCCCGGCCGATCAGATCAAGGCGCTACGCGAGCGCAATAATGTCAGCCAGCCAGTGTTCGCACGGTATTTGAATACCAGTGCGTCGACGATTAAACAGTGGGAATCGGGAGAAAAACATCCAAGTGGGATGGCCCTCAAGCTGCTGAGTATTGTGCAGAAGCATGGGCTGAAAATTCTGGCTTAA
- a CDS encoding type II toxin-antitoxin system RelE/ParE family toxin, with amino-acid sequence MSFRLFKTKGFAIRAGKAWISDEELREAFCQMLAGQADDLGGGVWKKRLSANRHRSIVLAKGGRYWIYQVLFAKKDQSNITHTELKDLRKLAKVYAQLTEEQIRDLLAMKEFVEIFHE; translated from the coding sequence ATGTCATTCAGGCTGTTCAAAACCAAAGGTTTTGCGATACGAGCCGGCAAGGCATGGATCAGCGACGAGGAGCTTCGGGAGGCGTTTTGCCAGATGCTTGCAGGTCAGGCTGACGATCTTGGTGGTGGCGTCTGGAAGAAACGATTGAGCGCCAACCGTCATCGCTCAATTGTTTTGGCGAAGGGAGGGCGCTATTGGATCTATCAAGTGCTGTTTGCAAAGAAAGATCAGAGCAACATCACTCACACAGAACTGAAGGATTTAAGAAAGTTAGCCAAGGTGTACGCGCAACTGACTGAAGAGCAGATTCGGGATTTGTTGGCGATGAAAGAGTTTGTGGAGATATTTCATGAGTAA
- a CDS encoding aspartate aminotransferase family protein — translation MNLFSLRRQTPSLDDLAFEANPSDHNENLSAERLMPSVGRPQQVFIRGQGSWLWDSNDRAYLDFSQAGGANSLGHSPSALVKAISSQAQALINPGFNLHNRGMLSLAERLCAATSSDQAYLLNSGSEACEAAIKLARKWGQLHRGGASRIIVAKQGCHGRSLATISASDSCNLHNRFAPLLPGFDLVPFNDLPALHAAVDAQTVAIMLEPIQSDAGVIPATEHYLKGVERLCRELGILLILDEVQTGIGRCGTLLAEQSYSVRGDIVVLGKGLGGGVPLAALLARGKACCFEAGELGGTHHGNALMTAAGLVVLDSVHDRSFLQQINDNGQHLREGLARLTHRYDHGELRGQGLFYGLTLSDDSAEAVVHAALHEGLLLNAPQANCLRFTPALTVSKTNIDEMLLRLGRAFSRVRTAQLQCRKGIAV, via the coding sequence ATGAATCTGTTCAGTTTGCGGCGTCAGACGCCGAGTCTTGATGACCTCGCTTTCGAGGCCAATCCATCTGACCATAACGAAAATCTCAGCGCCGAGCGCCTGATGCCCAGCGTCGGACGGCCGCAACAGGTATTCATCCGTGGTCAGGGTTCGTGGCTATGGGACAGTAACGACCGCGCTTACCTGGATTTTTCCCAAGCTGGTGGCGCCAACAGCCTCGGCCACAGCCCTTCGGCGCTGGTGAAAGCCATCAGCAGTCAGGCGCAGGCGCTGATCAATCCCGGATTCAATCTACACAATCGCGGCATGCTCAGCCTCGCCGAACGCCTGTGCGCCGCGACCTCCAGCGATCAGGCTTACCTGCTCAACAGCGGCAGCGAAGCCTGTGAAGCGGCGATCAAACTGGCGCGCAAGTGGGGCCAACTGCATCGCGGCGGCGCGTCGCGGATCATCGTTGCGAAGCAGGGGTGTCATGGCCGTAGTCTGGCGACGATTTCCGCCTCGGACAGCTGCAACCTGCACAACCGTTTCGCGCCGCTGCTGCCGGGTTTTGATCTGGTGCCGTTCAACGATTTACCGGCGCTGCATGCGGCGGTCGATGCGCAGACCGTGGCGATCATGCTGGAGCCGATCCAGAGTGATGCCGGTGTAATCCCGGCCACCGAGCATTACCTCAAGGGTGTCGAGCGTCTGTGCCGTGAACTGGGCATTCTGCTGATCCTCGACGAAGTGCAAACCGGCATCGGCCGCTGCGGCACGTTGCTCGCGGAACAGTCCTACAGCGTGCGCGGCGATATCGTCGTGCTCGGTAAAGGGCTTGGCGGCGGTGTGCCGTTGGCGGCATTGTTGGCGCGGGGCAAAGCATGTTGTTTCGAGGCCGGCGAGCTCGGCGGCACGCATCACGGCAATGCATTGATGACGGCGGCCGGTCTGGTAGTGCTCGACAGCGTGCACGACCGCAGCTTCCTCCAGCAGATCAACGATAACGGTCAGCACCTGCGTGAAGGTCTGGCCCGATTGACACACCGCTACGACCACGGCGAACTGCGCGGTCAAGGTCTGTTCTACGGATTGACCCTGTCAGACGATTCCGCCGAGGCCGTGGTCCACGCCGCCCTTCACGAAGGCTTGCTGCTCAACGCCCCGCAAGCCAACTGCTTGCGCTTCACCCCAGCGCTCACCGTGAGCAAAACCAACATCGACGAAATGCTCCTGCGCCTGGGCCGCGCCTTCTCGCGAGTGCGCACCGCACAACTGCAATGCCGCAAGGGGATTGCCGTCTGA
- a CDS encoding LysR family transcriptional regulator, protein MDFKQLRYFVAVYEEGHVGRAAERLSISQPALSQQIRQLEQNLDVTLFERSSKRLLPTLAAHTLYNHALPLLDGLQRAREALGNFKGQALRTLAIGVLQTVHTSLVPQMLERVRKAQPHLVVQIYELTGLEIERRLLNGSLDIGISYLPPRQPGLHGVMLYEDELTLVIPADHPLREFKKVSMRQAAELPMLLLGEEFQIRQIWQAQLTALGRRPQVQAELNNMVGILDSLPHTRLATVLPGRSQKEYDDQDLLWKPLSEPRVPLKVGLVCRDVQRQQAPLALLQTLLEEVMAREVRPERDPLV, encoded by the coding sequence ATGGATTTCAAACAACTGCGTTATTTCGTCGCGGTCTACGAAGAAGGTCATGTTGGCCGCGCCGCTGAACGCCTGTCGATCTCGCAACCGGCACTGTCGCAGCAGATCCGCCAACTCGAGCAAAACCTCGACGTCACTCTGTTCGAACGCAGCAGCAAACGCCTGCTGCCAACTCTCGCCGCGCACACGCTGTACAACCATGCCTTGCCATTGCTTGATGGCTTGCAACGGGCGCGCGAGGCATTGGGCAACTTCAAGGGCCAGGCCTTGCGTACGCTGGCGATTGGCGTGCTGCAAACGGTTCACACCAGTCTGGTGCCGCAAATGCTCGAACGGGTGCGCAAGGCGCAACCGCATCTGGTGGTGCAAATTTACGAATTGACCGGACTTGAGATCGAGCGGCGACTGCTCAACGGTTCATTGGACATCGGCATCAGTTATCTGCCGCCACGCCAACCTGGGCTGCACGGCGTAATGCTCTACGAAGATGAACTGACGCTGGTGATCCCGGCGGATCATCCGTTGCGTGAATTCAAGAAAGTCTCGATGCGCCAAGCGGCAGAACTGCCCATGCTGCTGTTGGGCGAAGAGTTTCAGATCCGCCAGATCTGGCAGGCGCAACTGACCGCCCTGGGACGACGCCCGCAAGTGCAGGCCGAGCTGAACAATATGGTGGGGATTCTCGACAGTCTGCCGCACACCAGACTGGCGACGGTGCTGCCCGGGCGTTCGCAGAAGGAATACGACGATCAGGATCTGTTGTGGAAACCGCTGAGCGAACCGCGGGTACCGCTGAAAGTGGGCCTGGTCTGTCGCGATGTGCAGCGTCAGCAGGCGCCTTTGGCGCTGTTGCAGACATTGCTGGAGGAAGTGATGGCGCGTGAAGTGCGGCCAGAGAGAGATCCTTTGGTCTGA
- a CDS encoding acyl-CoA dehydrogenase C-terminal domain-containing protein — translation MADYKAPLRDMRFVLNEVFEVAKLWAELPALAETVDAETVEAILEEAGKVTSKSIAPLSRAADEEGCHWADGAVTTPAGFPQAYQTYAEGGWVGVGGDPQYGGMGMPKAVSAQVEEMVNSASLSFGLYPMLTAGACLSINAHASEELKAAYLPNMYAGVWAGSMCLTEPHAGTDLGIIRTKAEPQADGSYKVSGTKIFITGGEHDLTENIIHLVLAKLPDAPAGPKGISLFLVPKFMVNADGSLGARNPANCGSIEHKMGIQASATCVMNFDEAVGYLVGEPNKGLAAMFTMMNYERLGVGIQGLATGERSYQNAVEYARDRLQSRSPTGAQNKDKVADPIIVHPDVRRMLLTMKASNEGGRAFSTYVAMQLDTAKFSEDATTRKRAEDLVALLTPVAKAFLTDLGLETTVHGQQIFGGHGYIREWGQEQLVRDVRITQIYEGTNGIQALDLVGRKIVGSGGAFYKLFADEIRHFTATASADLGEFTKPLNDAVGTLDELTSWLLDRAKTNPNEIGAASVEYLQAFGYVSYAYMWALMAKASLGKEAQDDFYASKLGTARFYFARLLPRIHSLSASVKAGSESLFLLDAAQF, via the coding sequence ATGGCTGACTACAAAGCGCCGCTGCGCGATATGCGCTTCGTCCTCAATGAAGTGTTCGAGGTCGCCAAACTCTGGGCCGAATTGCCAGCACTGGCCGAGACCGTCGACGCCGAAACTGTTGAAGCCATTCTCGAAGAGGCCGGCAAGGTCACCAGCAAAAGCATCGCGCCACTGAGCCGTGCCGCTGACGAAGAAGGCTGCCACTGGGCCGACGGTGCCGTCACCACCCCGGCCGGTTTCCCACAGGCTTATCAGACTTATGCCGAAGGCGGCTGGGTCGGCGTTGGCGGTGATCCGCAATACGGCGGCATGGGCATGCCCAAAGCCGTGTCGGCGCAAGTCGAAGAAATGGTCAACTCCGCCAGCCTGTCGTTCGGTCTGTACCCGATGCTGACCGCCGGCGCCTGCCTGTCGATCAACGCCCACGCCAGCGAAGAGCTGAAAGCCGCCTACCTGCCGAACATGTACGCCGGCGTCTGGGCCGGTTCGATGTGCCTGACCGAGCCACACGCCGGTACCGATCTGGGGATCATTCGTACAAAAGCAGAGCCTCAGGCCGACGGTTCCTACAAAGTCAGCGGCACCAAGATCTTCATCACCGGTGGCGAACACGACCTCACCGAAAACATCATTCACCTGGTGCTGGCCAAACTGCCAGATGCCCCGGCGGGCCCGAAAGGCATTTCGCTGTTCCTGGTTCCGAAGTTCATGGTCAATGCCGACGGCAGCCTGGGCGCACGCAACCCGGCGAACTGCGGTTCGATCGAGCATAAAATGGGCATCCAGGCGTCCGCGACCTGCGTGATGAACTTCGACGAAGCCGTCGGTTATCTGGTCGGCGAGCCAAACAAAGGCCTGGCCGCGATGTTCACCATGATGAATTACGAGCGTCTGGGCGTCGGCATTCAAGGCTTGGCGACTGGCGAGCGTTCGTATCAGAACGCTGTTGAATACGCCCGCGACCGTCTGCAAAGCCGTTCGCCAACCGGCGCGCAGAACAAAGACAAAGTCGCTGACCCGATCATCGTCCACCCGGACGTGCGTCGCATGCTGCTGACCATGAAAGCCTCGAACGAAGGTGGACGCGCGTTCTCCACTTACGTGGCGATGCAACTCGACACTGCCAAGTTCAGCGAAGACGCCACCACCCGTAAGCGTGCGGAAGATCTGGTTGCGTTGCTGACGCCGGTGGCCAAAGCGTTCCTTACCGATCTGGGTCTGGAAACCACCGTGCACGGCCAGCAGATTTTCGGCGGCCACGGCTACATCCGCGAGTGGGGTCAGGAACAACTGGTGCGTGACGTGCGCATCACGCAAATCTACGAAGGCACCAACGGCATTCAGGCACTGGACCTGGTCGGGCGCAAGATCGTCGGCAGCGGCGGCGCGTTCTACAAACTGTTCGCCGATGAGATCCGCCATTTCACCGCTACCGCCAGTGCCGATCTGGGCGAATTCACCAAACCGCTGAACGATGCCGTCGGCACCCTCGACGAGCTGACCTCGTGGCTGCTGGATCGGGCGAAAACCAACCCGAACGAAATCGGCGCGGCTTCGGTCGAATATCTGCAAGCGTTTGGATACGTTTCCTACGCCTACATGTGGGCATTGATGGCCAAAGCCTCACTGGGCAAAGAAGCGCAGGACGATTTCTATGCCAGCAAGCTCGGCACTGCGCGCTTCTATTTCGCCCGTTTGCTGCCGCGTATTCACTCGCTGAGCGCGTCGGTCAAGGCGGGTAGCGAGTCGCTGTTCCTGCTGGATGCGGCGCAATTCTGA
- a CDS encoding acyl-CoA dehydrogenase C-terminal domain-containing protein has protein sequence MPEYKAPLRDMRFLIDHVFDFHANYATLGAHDASPDMINAILEEGAKFCENVLAPLNRSGDEEGCHFDNGVVTTPTGFKQAFAQYVEGGWHGLAADPVYGGQGLPSSLGLVISEMVGSSNTSWGMYPGLTHGAMSAIHAHGTAEQKETYLSKLTAGQWTGTMCLTEAHCGTDLGIIKTRAVPQADGSYAVTGSKIFISAGEHDMSDNIIHLVLAKLPDAPAGTKGISLFIVPKFLPDAAGEAGERNGVSCGSIEHKMGIKASATCVLNFDGAKGYLIGEPNKGLNCMFTMMNHARLGTGMQGLCLGEASFQGAIKYANDRLQMRSLTGAKAPDKVADPIIVHPDVRRMLLTMKAFNEGNRALTYFTAQLLDVAHLSSDAEARQEAEDLLAFLTPICKAFMTDTGLEVTNHGMQVFGGHGFIREWGMEQLVRDCRIAPIYEGTNGIQALDLLGRKVLGSQGKLLRGFTKIVHKFCAANAEHPQLGSFVAQLNELNQQWGDLTMKVGMAAMKNPDEVGAASVDYLMYSGYIILGYLWLRMALVAQAQLEAGEGEADYLRGKLATSEFYFKRLLPRTAAHRAAIEAGSECLMKLPAEMFAL, from the coding sequence ATGCCTGAGTACAAAGCTCCCCTGCGCGACATGCGCTTTCTGATCGACCACGTCTTCGACTTCCACGCCAATTACGCCACCCTCGGCGCGCACGACGCCAGCCCGGACATGATCAACGCGATTCTCGAAGAGGGCGCGAAGTTCTGCGAGAACGTTCTGGCGCCGCTCAATCGCAGCGGTGACGAAGAGGGCTGCCATTTCGACAATGGTGTGGTGACAACGCCTACAGGCTTCAAGCAAGCCTTCGCACAATACGTCGAGGGCGGCTGGCACGGTCTGGCAGCAGATCCGGTTTACGGCGGCCAGGGCTTGCCGAGTTCGCTGGGATTGGTGATCAGCGAAATGGTCGGCTCCAGCAACACCTCCTGGGGCATGTACCCGGGCCTGACTCACGGCGCGATGTCGGCAATCCATGCCCACGGCACTGCCGAACAAAAAGAAACTTACCTGAGCAAACTCACCGCCGGGCAATGGACCGGCACCATGTGCCTGACCGAAGCCCACTGCGGCACCGACCTGGGCATCATCAAGACCCGCGCCGTGCCTCAGGCTGACGGCAGTTATGCGGTCACCGGCAGCAAGATTTTCATCTCTGCTGGCGAGCACGACATGAGCGACAACATCATCCATCTGGTGTTGGCGAAACTGCCGGACGCACCGGCAGGGACCAAAGGGATTTCGCTGTTTATCGTACCGAAGTTCTTGCCGGATGCGGCGGGCGAAGCAGGCGAGCGCAATGGCGTTTCCTGCGGTTCGATCGAACACAAGATGGGCATCAAGGCGTCGGCCACTTGCGTGTTGAACTTCGACGGCGCCAAGGGCTACCTGATCGGCGAACCGAACAAGGGCCTGAACTGCATGTTCACCATGATGAACCACGCGCGGCTCGGCACCGGCATGCAGGGGTTGTGTCTGGGCGAGGCGAGCTTTCAGGGCGCGATCAAATACGCCAACGACCGCTTGCAGATGCGCTCGCTGACTGGCGCCAAAGCCCCGGACAAAGTGGCGGATCCGATCATCGTCCACCCGGACGTGCGGCGCATGTTGCTGACCATGAAAGCTTTCAACGAAGGCAACCGCGCGCTGACCTACTTCACCGCGCAGTTGCTCGATGTCGCGCACCTGAGCAGCGACGCCGAGGCACGGCAGGAGGCGGAAGATCTGTTGGCGTTCCTCACGCCGATCTGCAAGGCGTTCATGACCGACACCGGGCTGGAAGTGACTAACCACGGCATGCAGGTGTTTGGTGGCCACGGTTTTATTCGCGAGTGGGGCATGGAGCAGTTGGTTCGCGACTGTCGGATTGCACCGATCTACGAAGGCACCAACGGCATTCAGGCGCTGGATCTGCTGGGCCGTAAGGTGCTGGGCAGTCAGGGTAAGTTGCTGCGTGGCTTCACCAAAATCGTCCACAAATTCTGCGCAGCCAACGCCGAGCATCCGCAACTGGGCAGTTTCGTTGCGCAACTCAATGAGTTGAACCAGCAGTGGGGCGACCTGACCATGAAGGTCGGCATGGCGGCGATGAAGAACCCGGATGAAGTGGGCGCGGCGTCGGTGGATTACCTGATGTACAGCGGTTACATCATTCTCGGTTATCTGTGGTTGCGCATGGCGTTGGTGGCGCAGGCGCAATTGGAAGCGGGCGAGGGTGAGGCGGATTACCTGCGGGGCAAATTGGCGACGAGCGAGTTTTACTTCAAGCGCTTGTTGCCGCGTACGGCGGCGCATAGGGCGGCGATCGAGGCGGGGAGTGAGTGTTTGATGAAGTTGCCGGCGGAAATGTTTGCGCTTTAA
- a CDS encoding GGDEF domain-containing protein — translation MPRSSAVRFSHFLPSLLLLLAGLAAAYVKDLNVFFTSLFNVLPTLVLLLGGAYCAVYRRQRELFLMLTVYIAYFLLDTQTDYYRDNGKVREDAAVVFHLVCLLLPLLFGLFAAWQERTHLFQDMVARFAVLLAFGSVALGLEQSYPQALLIWLSEIRWPALHGAWMSLIQLSYPVFISAFLLLAWQYWRNPRPLHAAQLVGLLGVFWMLPKTFILPFTLNIMCSQVMLMIAAAVAHEAYQMAFRDELTGLPGRRALNERMQRLGRNYVLAMSDVDHFKKFNDTHGHDVGDQVLRLVASKLSKISGGGRAYRYGGEEFALVFAGKTLEECMPHLEVIRESIASYSIQLRNQENRPQDDQQGRQRRAGSGASSVSVTVSIGVAERVEQRNPEQVLKSADEALYAAKGAGRNCVMAYGQNRRGAVRMDTAAG, via the coding sequence TTGCCGCGTTCTTCCGCTGTACGTTTCAGCCATTTCCTACCTTCACTGCTGTTGTTACTCGCGGGGTTGGCGGCTGCGTACGTCAAAGACCTCAACGTGTTCTTCACTTCGCTGTTCAATGTGTTGCCGACGTTGGTGCTGTTGTTGGGTGGTGCTTATTGCGCGGTTTACCGCCGTCAGCGCGAGCTGTTTCTGATGCTCACGGTGTACATCGCCTACTTTCTCCTCGATACCCAGACCGACTATTACCGCGACAACGGCAAGGTCCGCGAAGACGCTGCGGTGGTCTTCCACCTCGTCTGTTTATTGCTGCCGTTGTTATTCGGCTTGTTCGCCGCCTGGCAGGAACGAACACATCTGTTCCAGGACATGGTCGCGCGGTTCGCCGTGTTGCTGGCCTTTGGCAGTGTGGCGTTGGGCCTTGAGCAAAGTTATCCCCAGGCTTTGCTGATCTGGCTGTCGGAGATCCGCTGGCCGGCGCTGCATGGCGCATGGATGAGCCTGATCCAGCTGTCCTATCCGGTGTTTATCTCGGCATTCCTGTTGCTCGCCTGGCAATACTGGCGCAATCCGCGCCCGCTGCATGCGGCGCAACTGGTCGGCTTGCTCGGCGTGTTCTGGATGCTGCCGAAAACCTTCATCCTGCCGTTTACCCTCAACATCATGTGCAGTCAGGTGATGTTGATGATTGCCGCTGCGGTGGCGCACGAGGCTTATCAAATGGCCTTCCGTGACGAACTCACCGGTCTGCCGGGCCGTCGCGCACTCAACGAACGCATGCAGCGCCTTGGCCGCAACTACGTGCTGGCGATGAGCGACGTCGATCACTTCAAGAAATTCAACGACACCCACGGTCACGATGTCGGTGACCAGGTACTGCGTCTGGTCGCCAGCAAGCTGTCGAAAATCAGCGGTGGCGGTAGGGCGTATCGCTACGGTGGTGAGGAATTTGCTCTGGTGTTCGCAGGCAAAACCCTTGAAGAGTGCATGCCGCATCTTGAGGTGATCCGCGAGTCGATTGCGTCCTACAGCATTCAACTGCGCAATCAGGAAAACCGTCCGCAGGATGATCAGCAAGGTCGTCAGCGCCGGGCCGGCTCGGGTGCCTCCAGCGTATCGGTGACGGTGAGCATCGGCGTCGCCGAACGAGTGGAACAGCGCAACCCGGAACAAGTGCTGAAGTCTGCCGACGAGGCGCTCTATGCCGCAAAAGGTGCGGGGCGTAATTGCGTGATGGCATACGGACAAAACCGCCGCGGCGCGGTGCGCATGGACACGGCCGCAGGTTGA